In Salmo trutta chromosome 16, fSalTru1.1, whole genome shotgun sequence, a genomic segment contains:
- the LOC115150498 gene encoding zinc finger CCCH domain-containing protein 10, with protein sequence MPDRDSAYLSGGCSSGGVGTSVGEEGVPGSGLGGGTGECRGGSAGGGGSGSGSGGMGGVGALGNGNNCGGGGAGGPGSGPAPDGVCRDFLRNVCKRGKRCRFKHPDFNEVPDLGVQKNEFVFCHDHQNKECVRSNCRFVHGSKEDEDYYKKSGELPLRLRGKVAAGLGLSPMDLPHSRGEVPICRDFLKGECQRGNKCKFRHVKKDYEYEQARVGAGVVMGPGASGMVNTGGGVGGVGVGACGGMAGLVGGGGSMMGMGCPSLGGCRDPGISGVGGVGVGGMGGCLSMASGQRRFDRGPCSVYDSLFESGLYETGPLESPFDHTMLQLKRRRLEGLRLDGNGGGHYELGMQAALPPRPLEYRFLEEENALLRRRVEELKKQVSNLMATNEVLLEQNAQFRSQTKVSVMTLSSTPAPSEQTLAPPVGAVSSYNHSIAQTHTTLSSAGLQPRTVTLTQQDLVAPTGAPTVPPSNTAPPSAPPPHLNPEITPLSAALAQTIAQGMVPPVSMAPVTVSVAPVAVSMAQPLPCITISHATTPMVSYPIASQSMRITTIPH encoded by the exons ATGCCTGACCGGGACAGCGCCTACCTCTCAGGCGGTTGCAGCAGCGGTGGGGTGGGTACTAGTGTGGGCGAGGAAGGGGTGCCGGGGTCTGGTTTAGGAGGGGGCACAGGAGAGTGCCGAGGGGGATCAGCGGGAGGTGGAGGCAGTGGCTCTGGTTCTGGGGGCATGGGTGGAGTAGGGGCCCTGGGAAATGGGAACAACTGTGGGGGAGGTGGAGCTGGGGGCCCGGGGTCAGGACCGGCCCCGGATGGGGTCTGCAGGGACTTTCTGAGGAACGTGTGTAAGAGGGGCAAACGCTGCCGCTTCAAACACCCAGACTTCAATGAGGTGCCAGACCTCGGGGTGCAGAAGAATGAGTTTGTCTTCTGCCATGACCACCAGAACAAGGAGTGCGTCCGCTCCAACTGCCGCTTCGTCCACGGCTCCAAGGAGGATGAGGACTACTATAAGAAGTCAGGGGAGCTGCCCCTCAGGCTGAGGGGAAAAGTAGCTGCAGGACTGGGCCTGTCCCCCATGGACCTCCCACACAGCCGAGGGGAGGTCCCCATCTGCAGGGACTTCCTAAAGGGAGAGTGCCAGCGGGGCAACAAGTGCAAGTTCCGCCACGTCAAGAAGGACTATGAGTATGAGCAAGCCAGGGTGGGTGCTGGGGTCGTGATGGGCCCGGGGGCCAGTGGGATGGTGAACACAGGCGGGGGGGTaggaggggttggggtgggtGCTTGTGGGGGCATGGCCGGACTGGTTGGGGGTGGAGGTAGCATGATGGGGATGGGCTGTCCCAGCCTGGGAGGCTGCAGAGATCCAGGTATCTCAGGGGTGGGGGGAGTAGGGGTAGGAGGGATGGGGGGTTGCCTCTCCATGGCCTCAGGACAGCGTCGTTTTGACAGGGGACCTTGCTCGGTGTACGACTCCCTGTTTGAGAGCGGTCTGTATGAGACAGGGCCTCTGGAGTCCCCTTTTGACCACACAATGCTGCAGCTGAAGAGACGCAGGCTGGAGGGGCTCCGGCTGGACGGGAACGGAGGGGGGCACTATGAGCTGGGGATGCAGGCGGCCCTCCCGCCTCGGCCCCTGGAGTACAGGTTTCTGGAGGAGGAGAACGCCCTGctgaggaggagagtggaggaactGAAGAAACAG GTGTCAAACCTCATGGCCACTAACGAGGTGCTGCTGGAACAGAATGCCCAGTTCCGGAGCCAGACCAAGGTGTCTGTAATGACCCTGTCCTCCACCCCAGCCCCCTCTGAGCAGACCTTGGCTCCCCCTGTGGGTGCGGTTAGCTCCTACAACCACAGCATCGCCCAGACCCATACCACCCTGAGCAGCGCCGGGCTGCAGCCTCGTACCGTCACCCTCACCCAGCAGGACCTAGTGGCCCCCACTGGTGCCCCTACAGTACCCCCATCCAACACCGCCCCACCCAGTGCTCCCCCGCCCCACCTCAACCCCGAGATCACCCCGCTCTCAGCCGCCCTGGCTCAGACCATCGCGCAGGGCATGGTGCCTCCCGTTTCCATGGCACCTGTGACTGTTTCTGTGGCACCGGTGGCTGTATCCATGGCGCAGCCTCTACCTTGCATCACTATAAGCCACGCCACCACCCCAATGGTGTCCTACCCTATTGCCAGCCAGAGCATGAGGATCACCACCATACCTCACTGA